From Fundulus heteroclitus isolate FHET01 unplaced genomic scaffold, MU-UCD_Fhet_4.1 scaffold_42, whole genome shotgun sequence, one genomic window encodes:
- the LOC118560376 gene encoding E3 ubiquitin/ISG15 ligase TRIM25-like, which yields MEQNQLDRETFSCSICLDLLKDPVTIPCGHSYCMKCIKNFWDEEDHKGIHSCPQCRKTFLPRPELSKNTMLAALVEQLKKTGLQAAPADLCYAGPEDVACDFCSGRKLKAIKSCLFCLASFCEKHLQPHYDSAAFKKHKLVEPSKNLQENICSRHDEVMKMFCRTDQKCICYLCSVDEHKGHDTVSAAAERTERQRELEVRRENIQQRIQDREKDVKLLQQELEAIKHSADKTVEDSEKIFTQLIRLIQKRSSDVKQQIKSQQETEGSRVKELQEKLEQEITELKRKDAELKQLSDTEDHNQFLHNYPSLSALSESTHSSSIKIRPLSYFEDVTAAVSELRDQLQDILRDAWTNISLRLTEVDVSLSEPEPKSRAGFLRYSCEITLDPNTAYSYLLLSEGNRKVTFMYQPQSYSSHPDRFTDCFQVLSRESLTGRCYWEVERRGRVFVAVAYKNISRAGENECGFGYNDKSWALNCYQGGYQFGHNSIWTSISGPGSSRVGVYLDHRAGILSFYSVSETMTLLHRVQTTFTQPLHAGVYVWIIKGSAEFCKPK from the coding sequence atggagcagaaccagctggaccgagaaaccttctcctgttcgatctgtctggatctactgaaggatccggtgactattccctgtggacacagctactgtatgaagtgtattaaaaacttctgggatgaagaggatcacaaaggaatccacagctgccctcagtgcaggaAAACTTTTCTACCGAGGCCTGAGCTGAGtaaaaacaccatgttagcagctttagtggagcagctgaagaagactggactccaagctgctcctgctgatctctgctatgctggacctgaagatgtggcctgtgatttctgctctggaagaaaactgaaagccatcaagtcctgtttattctgtctggcctctttctgtgagaaacaccttcagcctcattatgattcagctgcatttaagaaacacaagctggtggagccctccaagaacctccaggagaacatctgctctcgtcatgatgaggtgatgaagatgttctgtcgtactgatcagaagtgtatctgttatctctgctctgtggatgaacataaaggccacgacacagtgtcagctgcagcagaaaggactgagaggcagagagagctggaggtgagacgagaaaacatccagcagagaatccaggacagagagaaagatgtgaagctgcttcaacaggagctggaggccatcaagcactctgctgataaaacagtggaggacagtgagaagatcttcactcagctgatccgtctcatccagaaaagaagctctgatgtgaagcagcagatcaaatcccagcaggaaactgaagggagtcgagtcaaagagcttcaggagaagctggagcaggagatcactgagctgaagaggaaagacgctgagctgaagcagctctcagacacagaggatcacaaccagtttctccacaactacccctcactgtcagcactcagtgagtctacacactcatccagcatcaagatccgtcctctgagctactttgaggatgtgacagcagctgtgtcagagctcagagatcaactacaggacatcctgagagacgcatggacaaacatctcactgagactcactgaggtggatgtttcactgtcagaaccagaaccaaagagcagagctggattcttgagatattcatgtgaaatcacactggatccaaacacagcatACAGTTATCTGTTACTATCAGAGgggaacaggaaggtgacatttATGTATCAACCTCAGTCTTATTctagtcatccagacagattcactgATTGTTTTCAGGTTctgagtagagagagtctgactggacgttgttactgggaggtggagaggagagggagagtTTTTGTAGCAGTCGCATACAAGAATATCAGCAGAGCAGGAGAGAATGAATGTGGATTTGGATATAATGACAAATCTTGGGCATTAAATTGTTACCAAGGAGGTTATCAATTTGGTCACAACAGCATCTGGACCTCCATCTCaggtcctggttcctccagagtaggagtgtacctggatcacagagcaggtattctgtccttctacagcgtctctgaaaccatgactctcctccacagagtccagaccaccttcACTCAGCCGCTACATGCTGGAGTTTATGTTTGGATCATTAAaggttctgctgagttctgtaAACCCAAATAG